GCGGCGACGGACTGTCGGCGGCCGACCTGCAGGGGAAGGTCGCCGTCGTCAATTTCTTCGCCAGCTGGTGCGCACCGTGCCGGGCCGAACACCCGATTCTGGCGGGGCTGGAGACTCGCACCGGCGTGCCGGTGTACGGCATCGCCTGGAAGGACAAGCCCGCCGACCTGCGGGCCTGGCTGGCGGCCGACGGCAATCCGTTCTCCCGCACCGGCTTCGACGCCAACGGCCGGGTGGGTATCGACTGGGGCATCTCGGGCGTGCCCGAGACCTTCATCGTCGACCGGACGGGCAAGGTGGTCTGGCGCTTTCAGGGCGCGCTCAACGAGGCGGTCGTGACGAAATCGCTGCTCCCGGCCCTGCAGGGGCTGAAATGAGGGTGCTCGCCGTCATCGCGCTGCTGCTGTGGGCCGGCCCGGCGCTGGCAGTGGGCGCCGACGAGAAGATGCTGCCCGATCCGGCGCAGGAGACTCGCGCCCGCCAGCTGATGGAGGACTTGCGCTGCCTGGTCTGCCAGAACCAGTCGATCAGTGATTCCAACGCCGATCTGGCCCGGGATCTGCGGGAGATCGTCAGGGAACGGGTCGCTGAAGGCGAGAGCGACGCCCAGGTGCGCAAGTATATGGTCGATCGCTATGGCGACTGGATCCTGATGAAGCCGCCGTTCAATATCCGCACCGCCATCCTGTGGCTTGCTCCGCTGCTGTTCATTATCGCGGGCGGCCTGGGCGCCTGGGCATTTATCCGCCGCCAGCGCCCGGTCCGGCAGGCTGAGGCGCTCGATCCTGACGAGCAAGCCCGGCTGCGGGCGCTGCTCGACGAGGCGCCCTGATGCTCTATGCCCTGTTCGCGCTGCTGGCAGCACTGGCCGCCGCTGTCCTCGCCCTGCCGGTGCTCCAGCGGCGAGGGGCGTCTGTCGGGCGCGCCGGTCACGACGTGGCGATCTACCGCGCCCAGCTCGCCGAGCTTTCGGCCGAGCGGGATGCGGGCGCCATCGGCCCGGCCGAGGCCGAGGCGGCGCGGATCGAGGTGGAACGGCGCCTGCTGCGGGCCGCCGACCAGGCCGAGCCGGATTCCCGCCCGGATTTGTCGCCGGGCAGCCGCAAGCTTGCCGCGCTGGGTGTCGCGGGGGGCGTCGTGGCGCTGGCGGCGCTGATCTACGGCGCGCAGGGCCATCCGGACCTGCCCGACCGGCCGGCGGTGCGCGAGGCCGATGTGCCCGCTGGGGAAGCGACCGCCGACGAACTGGCCGTGCGCATGGCCGCCGCCATGCGCGAACGCCCCGACGAGCTGCGCGGCTGGCTGATGCAGGGCCAACTGGCCAGCTCGGTGGGCCGCTTCGACCTGGCTACCGAAGCCTATGAGGGCGCGGTGCGGCTGGAGCCGGGCGTGGTCGGCCACTGGCTGTCGCTGGGCCTGGCCCGCGTTGCCCGCGACGCCGGCATGGTCAACGCCGGTGCGCGCGATGCATTCGGCAAGGCCCTGGTGCTCGATCCGGCGAATCCGGTGGCGCGCTATTATCTGGGCCTGGCCTCGTTCCAGGATCACGACGACCGTGCCGCGTTCGACCGCTGGGCGGCGCTTGCCGCCGAAACACCGCCGGACGCGGAATATGCCGGCCTGCTGGCGCGCGGGCTGAACCGCGCCGCGCGCCGCATGGGCATATCCGCGCCGGACACGGACGCCGCGCCATCTGCGCCCGGCCCCAGCGCAGCGCAAGTGGAGGCCGCCCGGGACATGTCCGAGGGCGATCGCGGCGCCATGATCGAGGGGATGGTCCAGCGGCTCGCCGACCGACTGAAGCAGAACCCGGACGACCTGGACGGTTGGCTGCGGCTGGGCAAGGCCTATGCGGTGCTGGGCCGGACGGACGACGCCATCAGCGCCTATGGACAGGCGCAGCGGATCGATCCTGCCAATGCCGCGGCCAGGGAGGCTCTGGCGGCGTTGAAGGGCGGCTGAGCCCGTGCCAGACTGTCGGAATGGCACACCATCCTGCCCAGCATGAGAATTTCAAGCGCCGGGTCCCTGACGGGGACAACCGTGAACGTCTGGTCTGCGACGATTGCGGCCTGATCCACTACGACAATCCCAAGGTCGTCGTCGGCGCCGTCGTCACTTATGGCGGCAAGTTCCTGCTGTGCCGCCGGGCGATTCATCCGAGGAAAGGCTTCTGGACGCTGCCCGCCGGTTTCCTCGAAGAGCACGAGACCACCGAGGACGGCGCACGGCGCGAGGCGTACGAGGAGGCAACCGCGCATATCGTCATCGAGCAGTTGCTGGCGGTCTACAACGTGCCACGCATCAGCCAGGTGCAGCTGATCTACAAGGCGCACCTTGCCGAGCCGGTGTTCTCACCCGGAATCGAAAGTCTCGAAGTGGCGCTGTTCTCGTGGGACGAAATTCCGTGGGATGAATTGGCGTTCCCCAGCGTGGTCTGGGGACTCAACCAGTTCCGCGAGGTCGACGGCAAAGGTCCGTTCAGCCCGTTCACCAACCCGGCCGGTGAGACCGTAAGCCGGTAGCGCTCGCAACGTCCCGGAATGCTGGCGTTACGCCGAGGGGGTTTCTTCAGGTTCCTTGGTGATCGCGTGGCGGTTCATCACGCTCAACTGCGCCATGGCGAATACCATCGTCAGCGGCAGGAAGCCGAACAGCTTGAAGCTGACCCAGAACTCTTCCGAGAAATTGCGCCAGATGGCCTCGTTCAGGACCGCCAGGACGGCAAAGAAGATGGCCCAGCGCACGGTCAGGATGCGCCAGCCGGTTTCGGTCAGCGGTGGGAATGCGGCCTCGAAAACCACCTTGAGCAGCGAGCGGCCGGTCGCCAGCCCGCCAAACAGGATCGCCGAGAACATCACATAGATCATGGTGGGCTTCATCTTGATGAAGCGTGGATCGTCGAGCGCGAGAGTCAGCCCGCCGAATACCAGCACGATCACCAGGGTGATGATCTGGCTCATGGGCACGTGCCGGACCTTCAGCCAGTAGACGATGATGGCGGCCACGGTCGCGGCCATGAAGGTGCCGGTGGCGATGTAGATGTTGCCCTTGAAGTAGGCGGCGAAGAACACCACCAGCGGGCCCATGTCGAGCAACAGCTTCAGCCCGGTACCCATGACACGGTCTTTACTCATGCGGCCACTCCGGCGATGGCGTCTGCGAACTCGCGGGCGTCGAAGGGCTGCAGATCCTCGATGCTCTCGCCGACGCCGATGGCATGGATCGGCAGCCCGAACCTTTCAGCGCAGGCGACGAGGACACCGCCGCGGGCGGTGCCGTCCAGTTTGGTCATGATCAGTCCGGTGATCTGGGCCACGCTGCGGAACACCTCGACCTGCTGCACGGCGTTCTGGCCGGTGGTGGCGTCGAGCACCAGCAGGGTATCATGCGGCGAGGCGGGATCGGCCTTGCGAATCACCCGGATGACCTTGGCCAGTTCTTCCATCAGGCCCTGCTTGTTCTGCAGCCGCCCGGCGGTGTCGATCATCAGCACGTCGATATTCTGGGCGCGGGCCTGCTCGAGACCCTCGAAGGCCACGGCGGCGGCGTCCGAGCCGACGGGCTTGGCGATCACCGGCACATTGTTGCGCTCGCCCCATACCGCGAGCTGCTCGATGGCGGCGGCGCGGAACGTGTCGCCTGCGGCCAGCATCACGCTTTTGCCCTGGCTGCGGAACTGGCGCGCAAGCTTGCCGATGGTGGTGGTCTTGCCGCTGCCGTTGACGCCGACGACCAGGATCACATGAGGCCGGTTGGCCGGGTCGATCGCCAGGGGACGGGCAACCGGAATCAGGGTCTGTGCCACCACGCTGGCCAGGGTCCGGCGGACTTCCTCGTCGGTGACCTCCTTGTCCAGGCGGGTCTGGGCCAGCTCGCGGGTCACCCGCGCGGCGGTTGCCACGCCGAAATCCGCCATGATCAGCACATCCTCGAGCTCATCGAGGGTGGCGGCGTCCAGCTTGCGCTTGCCGCTGAGCACGCCGCTGGTGAACAGGCCGGTGATGCCGTCGGAAACGGAGGTGGTGCTTTTCTTCAGACCGTCCTTGAGACGGGTGAACCAGCCTTTTTTCTCGGGTTCGCTCAAGCGGCCAGCCGTCCGGTCAGGGAATGGTGATCGCGTCCGGTGATGTGGGCGCGGACGATGCCTTCGGCCGCGCCTGCGATGACGATCGGCGCGAAATGCTGGGTGTGGCCGATGCTGTCGCCGCCTTCGATCTTTTCCACCAGCACATCGGCCTCACGGCCCTGCTGTCGGGCGAAGAACGCGTCCCGCCGCTGTTCGCCGCGCAGGCGCAGGATGGCGGCGCGCTCGCGGATCACGTCGCCGCGCAGCTGCGGCATGCGCGCGGCCGGCGTGCCGGGACGGGACGAATAGGGGAAGACGTGCAGGAAGGTGATGGCCGCCTCGTCGACGCAGGCCAGGGTGTTGGCGAACATGGCCTCGGTCTCGGTCGGGAAACCGGCAATGAGGTCGGCGCCGAACACGACGTCGGGACGACGGGCGCGAACGTCGTGGCAGAAGTCGATGGATTGCTGCCGGGTATGGCGGCGCTTCATACGCTTCAGGATCATGTCGTCGCCCGCCTGCAGGCTCAGATGCAGGTGAGGCATCAGCCGGGGCTCGCCGGCGATCAGGTCCATCAGCACCGGATCGACCTCGACCGAATCGATCGACGACAGCCGCAGCCGCGGCAAATCGGGTACGGCCTTCAGGATCTTGGCGCACAGCGTGCCAAGGCCGGGCGCGCCGGGCAGATCGGCGCCGTAGGAGGTGATGTCGACGCCGGTCACCACCACTTCGCGGTAGCCGCCGTCCACCAGCAGCTTCACCTGATCGACCACCGCGCCCATGGGCACGCTGCGCGAATTGCCGCGGCCGTAGGGGATGATGCAGAAGGTGCAGCGGTGGTCACAGCCGTTCTGGACCTGCACGAAGGCGCGGGTGCGGCCGTCGATGCCGTTGACCAGATGGCCGGCGGTCTCGCGCACCGACATGATGTCGTTGACCTGTACCCGTTCGGAAGCGCCAACGCCGAAATCGAAACCCTGGGGCTGCAGCTTTTCCTCGTTGCCCAGCACCCGGTCCACCTCGGGCATGGCGGCGAAAGCGGCGGGATCGGTCTGGGCGGCACAGCCCGTCACGATGATGCGCGCCTCGGGCCGGTCGCGGCGGGCGCGGCGGATCGCCTGGCGGGCCTGGCGCACCGCCTCGTTGGTGACGGCGCAGGTGTTGACGATGACCGCGTCGCCGAGGCCCGCC
The window above is part of the Emcibacter sp. SYSU 3D8 genome. Proteins encoded here:
- a CDS encoding NUDIX hydrolase: MAHHPAQHENFKRRVPDGDNRERLVCDDCGLIHYDNPKVVVGAVVTYGGKFLLCRRAIHPRKGFWTLPAGFLEEHETTEDGARREAYEEATAHIVIEQLLAVYNVPRISQVQLIYKAHLAEPVFSPGIESLEVALFSWDEIPWDELAFPSVVWGLNQFREVDGKGPFSPFTNPAGETVSR
- a CDS encoding cytochrome c-type biogenesis protein, with the translated sequence MRVLAVIALLLWAGPALAVGADEKMLPDPAQETRARQLMEDLRCLVCQNQSISDSNADLARDLREIVRERVAEGESDAQVRKYMVDRYGDWILMKPPFNIRTAILWLAPLLFIIAGGLGAWAFIRRQRPVRQAEALDPDEQARLRALLDEAP
- the ftsY gene encoding signal recognition particle-docking protein FtsY — its product is MSEPEKKGWFTRLKDGLKKSTTSVSDGITGLFTSGVLSGKRKLDAATLDELEDVLIMADFGVATAARVTRELAQTRLDKEVTDEEVRRTLASVVAQTLIPVARPLAIDPANRPHVILVVGVNGSGKTTTIGKLARQFRSQGKSVMLAAGDTFRAAAIEQLAVWGERNNVPVIAKPVGSDAAAVAFEGLEQARAQNIDVLMIDTAGRLQNKQGLMEELAKVIRVIRKADPASPHDTLLVLDATTGQNAVQQVEVFRSVAQITGLIMTKLDGTARGGVLVACAERFGLPIHAIGVGESIEDLQPFDAREFADAIAGVAA
- the mtaB gene encoding tRNA (N(6)-L-threonylcarbamoyladenosine(37)-C(2))-methylthiotransferase MtaB, with amino-acid sequence MNAPDIITFGCRLNTLESEVIRRNAMEAGLGDAVIVNTCAVTNEAVRQARQAIRRARRDRPEARIIVTGCAAQTDPAAFAAMPEVDRVLGNEEKLQPQGFDFGVGASERVQVNDIMSVRETAGHLVNGIDGRTRAFVQVQNGCDHRCTFCIIPYGRGNSRSVPMGAVVDQVKLLVDGGYREVVVTGVDITSYGADLPGAPGLGTLCAKILKAVPDLPRLRLSSIDSVEVDPVLMDLIAGEPRLMPHLHLSLQAGDDMILKRMKRRHTRQQSIDFCHDVRARRPDVVFGADLIAGFPTETEAMFANTLACVDEAAITFLHVFPYSSRPGTPAARMPQLRGDVIRERAAILRLRGEQRRDAFFARQQGREADVLVEKIEGGDSIGHTQHFAPIVIAGAAEGIVRAHITGRDHHSLTGRLAA
- the ccmI gene encoding c-type cytochrome biogenesis protein CcmI; protein product: MLYALFALLAALAAAVLALPVLQRRGASVGRAGHDVAIYRAQLAELSAERDAGAIGPAEAEAARIEVERRLLRAADQAEPDSRPDLSPGSRKLAALGVAGGVVALAALIYGAQGHPDLPDRPAVREADVPAGEATADELAVRMAAAMRERPDELRGWLMQGQLASSVGRFDLATEAYEGAVRLEPGVVGHWLSLGLARVARDAGMVNAGARDAFGKALVLDPANPVARYYLGLASFQDHDDRAAFDRWAALAAETPPDAEYAGLLARGLNRAARRMGISAPDTDAAPSAPGPSAAQVEAARDMSEGDRGAMIEGMVQRLADRLKQNPDDLDGWLRLGKAYAVLGRTDDAISAYGQAQRIDPANAAAREALAALKGG
- a CDS encoding DsbE family thiol:disulfide interchange protein, with translation MKPQHVLPLAIFLTIAVAFGVAFYMNFDPTETPFAIEGKPVPAFDLPAAVEGGDGLSAADLQGKVAVVNFFASWCAPCRAEHPILAGLETRTGVPVYGIAWKDKPADLRAWLAADGNPFSRTGFDANGRVGIDWGISGVPETFIVDRTGKVVWRFQGALNEAVVTKSLLPALQGLK
- a CDS encoding septation protein A; amino-acid sequence: MSKDRVMGTGLKLLLDMGPLVVFFAAYFKGNIYIATGTFMAATVAAIIVYWLKVRHVPMSQIITLVIVLVFGGLTLALDDPRFIKMKPTMIYVMFSAILFGGLATGRSLLKVVFEAAFPPLTETGWRILTVRWAIFFAVLAVLNEAIWRNFSEEFWVSFKLFGFLPLTMVFAMAQLSVMNRHAITKEPEETPSA